The Aerococcus christensenii genome segment AGTCACACAACAACCTCTAGGTGGGAAAGCACAATTTGGTGGACAAAGATTTGGTGAAATGGAAGTTTGGGCTCTAGAAGCTTATGGAGCTGCCTATACTTTACAAGAAATTTTGACCTACAAGTCTGATGATGTTGTAGGACGGGTAGAATGTTATGAAGCTATTGTAAAGGGACAACCTATTCCTAAGCCAAGTGTTCCAGAATCCTTCCGAGTATTGGTAAAAGAATTACAATCTTTAGGATTAGATATTCAAGTCCTTGATGAAAATGATGAGCCAATTGATTTACGAGATAAAGGATTACCAAACGCAGCTTTGCAACACATTGTAGCTGAAGAAGTTGAAAAATCTGATGAAAAATTAGATGAAACGCAAGAATCAACAACAGATAATGAAGAAGTAACAGAAGACACAATTGATACTGAAGTTGAGTAAAAATTTGAAAATCTAGTAAAGAGCTATAAAGTGCAATAGGTTTTACAGATGCTTATTTGCCTGAATGTGAAGAATAAGGGAGGTTGACCCCTTGGTCGATGTAAATAAATTTGAAAGTATAAAAATTGGTCTAGCTTCACCTGATCGCGTACGCTCTTGGTCGTATGGGGAAGTCAAAAAACCAGAGACGATTAATTACCGGACGCTTAAACCTGAAAAAGATGGTTTGTTCTGTGAACGTATTTTCGGCCCAACAAAAGATTATGAATGTACCTGTGGGAAATATAAACGCGTTCGTTATGCGGGTGTTGTGTGTGATCGGTGTGGTGTAGAAGTAACCAAAGCCATCGTACGTCGGGAACGTATGGGGCATATTGAACTGGCGTCACCCGTTACCCACATTTGGTATTTCAAAGGAATTCCAAGTCGAGTGGGCTTGATTTTGGATATGAGTCCACGTTCTTTGGAAGAAGTTATTTATTTTGCTTCTTATGTTGTTACCGATGCTGGTGATACAGCCTTAGAAGAAAAGCAACTTCTAACAGAACGTGAATATCGTGATTACAAGAAAGAATATGGGAATCGTTTCCAAGCTTCTATTGGGGCAGAAGCGATCAAAGAACTGCTCATGAAAGTGGATTTGGAAACAGAATGCGCAGAACTTAAAGAAGAATTACGGACCGCTAAAGGACAAAAACGGACGCGTGCTATTCGTCGGTTAGACATTATGGATGCTTTCCGTAAGTCTGGTAACCGCCCAGAATGGATGGTTCTAGATGTTATCCCTGTTATCCCACCTGAGTTACGCCCAATGGTTCAATTGGATGGTGGTCGGTTCGCAACGAGTGATTTGAACGATTTATATCGTCGTGTGATTAATCGAAATAACAGATTAAAGCGGTTATTAGATTTAAATGCGCCTGTGATTATTGTTCAAAATGAAAAACGGATGCTTCAAGAAGCAGTGGATGCTTTAATTGACAATGGACGTCGTGGCCGTCCAGTAGCAGGTCCAGGAAATCGTCCTCTTAAATCTCTTTCTCATATGTTGAAAGGGAAACAAGGACGTTTCCGTCAAAACTTATTAGGAAAACGTGTTGACTACTCTGGGCGTTCCGTTATTGCCATTGGACCACATTTGAATTTCTATCAATGTGGTTTGCCTAAAGAAATGGCATTGGAATTATTTAAACCATTTTTAACACGGGAATTGGTATCACGGGAAATTGCAACGAATGCTAAACATGCTAAACGTTTAATTGATCGCAATGATGATCAAGTTTGGGAACCTTTAGCAGATATCATGCGTGAGCATCCTGTTCTCTTGAACCGCGCTCCTACCTTACACCGGTTAGGGATCCAAGCTTTCGAACCTGTTTTGGTAGAAGGAAAAGCTATGCGTTTACATCCATTAGCGTGTGAAGCTTATAATGCGGACTTCGATGGAGACCAAATGGCGATTCACTTACCATTAGGTGAAGAAGCTCAAGCAGAAGCTCGAATTTTAATGTTAGCCGCTTCCCATATTTTGAATCCTAAAGACGGCCAACCAGTTGTTACCCCATCTCAAGATATGGTGTTAGGGAACTATTATTTAACCCAAGAAGAAAATGGAGCAAATGGAGAAGGTATGGTCATTTCTTCTCCTAGTGAAGCCCACATTGCTTATGAAAATGGTGCGGTTCAATTACATACGAGAATTGTGATTAGTCCTCATCACTTTACAAAATTCAAGTGGACAGAAAAACAAAAGGATCAATTGTTAGTAACCTCTATTGGAAAGTTATTCTTTAATGAAATTATGCCGGATAACTTCCCGTTCATTAATGAACCAACGAAGGAAAACTTACACAAACAAACAGATGATCGTTTCTTTGTTGATCCTGGAAAAGATTATCGGGCCTTTATGGATCAACTTGAACTTACAAAACCGTTCAAGAAAGGTTACTTAGAAGATATCATTGCGGCAATTTTTGAGAAGTTGAAAGTTACAGAAACGTCTCAATTTCTTGACCGTTTGAAGAGCTTAGGTTATTATTTCTCAACCAAGTCAGGGATCACAGTAGGGATCTCAGATATTACGGTCTTAGATACTAAAGATAGTTGGGTAGAAAAAGGTCATAAACAAGTTGAAAATATTACCAAACAATATCGTCGTGGGTTAATCACAGATGATGAACGGTATGATGAAGTTATTAAGACATGGAATGCTGTTAAAGATAAAATTGAAGGCGAATTAACTCACAGTTTGTCTGCCGACAACCCATTCTTTATCATGATGGACTCTGGAGCTCGTGGTAATATTTCTAACTTTACGCAATTAGCTGGGATGCGTGGCTTGATGGCTGGTCCGAGTGGGAAGATTATCGAACTCCCTGTTACTTCGAACTTCCGTGAAGGGTTATCCGTTCAAGAAATGTTTATCTCGACTCACGGGGCACGTAAAGGGATGACCGATACGGCTTTGAAGACTGCCGACTCAGGTTACCTTACTCGTCGGTTAGTAGATGTCGCTCAAGATGTTATTATCCGTGAAACAGATTGCGGAACAGATAGAGGGTTGGAAATTTCTGCCATTAAAGAAGGCAAAGAAATGATTGAAGACCTCGCAGAACGTTTAACCGGTCGTTACATTCAAAAGACCGTTTATAATCCGAAGACGGGAGAAGTCTTAGCCCATCATAATCAATTAATAACCCCAGAAAAGGCCCAACAAATTCAAGAAGCAGGGGTAACTTCTGTAACGATTCGCTCGGCATTTACTTGTCGGACACGTCA includes the following:
- the rpoC gene encoding DNA-directed RNA polymerase subunit beta'; this encodes MVDVNKFESIKIGLASPDRVRSWSYGEVKKPETINYRTLKPEKDGLFCERIFGPTKDYECTCGKYKRVRYAGVVCDRCGVEVTKAIVRRERMGHIELASPVTHIWYFKGIPSRVGLILDMSPRSLEEVIYFASYVVTDAGDTALEEKQLLTEREYRDYKKEYGNRFQASIGAEAIKELLMKVDLETECAELKEELRTAKGQKRTRAIRRLDIMDAFRKSGNRPEWMVLDVIPVIPPELRPMVQLDGGRFATSDLNDLYRRVINRNNRLKRLLDLNAPVIIVQNEKRMLQEAVDALIDNGRRGRPVAGPGNRPLKSLSHMLKGKQGRFRQNLLGKRVDYSGRSVIAIGPHLNFYQCGLPKEMALELFKPFLTRELVSREIATNAKHAKRLIDRNDDQVWEPLADIMREHPVLLNRAPTLHRLGIQAFEPVLVEGKAMRLHPLACEAYNADFDGDQMAIHLPLGEEAQAEARILMLAASHILNPKDGQPVVTPSQDMVLGNYYLTQEENGANGEGMVISSPSEAHIAYENGAVQLHTRIVISPHHFTKFKWTEKQKDQLLVTSIGKLFFNEIMPDNFPFINEPTKENLHKQTDDRFFVDPGKDYRAFMDQLELTKPFKKGYLEDIIAAIFEKLKVTETSQFLDRLKSLGYYFSTKSGITVGISDITVLDTKDSWVEKGHKQVENITKQYRRGLITDDERYDEVIKTWNAVKDKIEGELTHSLSADNPFFIMMDSGARGNISNFTQLAGMRGLMAGPSGKIIELPVTSNFREGLSVQEMFISTHGARKGMTDTALKTADSGYLTRRLVDVAQDVIIRETDCGTDRGLEISAIKEGKEMIEDLAERLTGRYIQKTVYNPKTGEVLAHHNQLITPEKAQQIQEAGVTSVTIRSAFTCRTRHGVCKCCYGSDLATNGEVEVGEAVGIVAAQSIGEPGTQLTMRTFHTGGVAGDDITQGLPRVQEIVEARHPKGQAVITEVTGEVVSVHSEEETRTKTVTVKGQTDEREYKVPFTSRMKVAEGDFVYRGQQLTEGSIDPKELLRITNSLTVLTYMLAEIQRVYRQQGVDINDKHVEVLLRQMMRKVRVLDPGASDLLPGNLMDIGDFEDANAEIIRTGQQPATCQPVLLGITKAALETKSFLSAASFQETTKVLTDAAISGKKDQLLGLKENVIIGKIIPAGTGVPRYRKMEPDKLTPSKVTEIPMDMDLDFESDLGSGHHLQTVSAPIQSDYHGMP